In Sander vitreus isolate 19-12246 chromosome 4, sanVit1, whole genome shotgun sequence, the genomic stretch AGAcagctcagcagcagcagcagcagcacacagagacactgcagCTGTCATAGCCACCAGGCCAAGTCAACAGTTCACCAAAGAGCTGTGGTTTCCATCTCAATATGTGAAGAGAGGACTTTCTGTTCTACTACTTCTTTTTCCCTATGGATTAACAGGCTGAACCTGATCAATTATGGATCCCTTTCATTCCCACTGTAGCCTGGCAACAAGCTACTGGATAATATGCACAGACACATCTTCATTTCACCACTACTAATATAGGTACTATGATGAGGTGATATAAAGGGCTTagtaaaatctaaatgttatgtACTGAATGCTTGGTGGAGTGTTTGTTAATAATTCAAGGTGATAATTGAACTATAACTACAATGTATCTTAGCCTAATGGATCCCAACATTTTTGAAGATCTAAGTTTCACGCACAGTCACACAGACTGATTCAtgacatgatgtttttttttaaatttatttatttatttttaataatttgtaTTCATAGGCTACAGACCAAATCTGATACATGGGGAACTATTCATGACCAAATCTGGGAAATATACCCATTTGGACATTTAAGCATATAGTCTGCAAAGTCATTGCTGTGTAATATCAGTTAAAAGATGACAGTCAATCACTACAGAACCACACTCTGTTCTACTGTCacttaaaggccctgaaaaccTATTTTCCCCATCAGCTTTTGGATCCTGAACATACTATTTCCTGCCAAAGCTAGAACAGTTTTCATTATTTCACTTGAGAGATTTctgttttagctttttttttctctaagcTATTCTAACTCATTGCATGCTGATAAACAGAGGGTATACTCAGCTTTACTATGCAAAAATGATGATGCTGAAGAATGCTGAACTGAATGCACTGGTAGGAGGTGAACTCCAAATCCACGCACAACAATTACCCATAGGAGTTGGCCtacaaaacaacacataaaaaagtctgTCAAAAGTCATCTTACAAGCATTATTGACAGAAGATAAAGTCAGACGCACAGACTGGGGCAGAGTTGTGCTCACACATTTCTATAAAAATATtggcctatttaaaaaaaaacatttgaataacCTATAACAGGACATTTGATTTTAATTcaattgtatgtattttttgcAGCATTAGAAAAAGGTGATATCACATACTGGGTTGTTTGGTTACTGTCAATCATATCTGATTAAAACCACACCACAAAATCCTGATCCAGCTGATCAGTGTCTGGTGTCAGCGTCAGACagagtttttaaatgttaaatggaataaagtaagtaagtaagtaaagtttatttgtatagcacctttcacagataaaaatcacaaagtgcttcacaataaaatgtaatacaacacaacaaattaaaatacaagaacatttaaatacaaatagaatTCATAACAAACAACCATAAAAACCCCTCGTCTAACTTctttaattgctttttaaaagattcaaCAGAATTCACACAACGTAGAGAGGGAAGCAAGACATTCCACAGCCTAGGAGCTACTGCTTGGAAGGATCGATCCCCTCTAGTTTTAAACTGAGTGCGGGGAACCACTAATAGCCtctgacctaatgacctcagactACGGGTGGGAGTATGAAGCTGTATGTAGGGAGGAACTTGACCATGCAGAGTTCTAAAAGTAAGGAccaggattttaaattgaattctatactggactggtacatactgtaactacacttttacatagccatattctactgctcttcatactattcatcctgcacatacacttattctcactactcttataatgttactgtttcTGCACTACAATGGTACTGTtaacacactgcacatagctgtacatactgtacatatctgtctatatggttcatactgaatatccatattttattctgtttttcttataataatacactgcatttatctatattattttttactactattataatgttactgctgcCACATTGCACATATTTGTacatgttcatacattgttcatattacatagccatatttattccgctcttataaggtaactgctaatacactgcacacatttatatttcatttatattactctaaaccaccttctgtaaaccaactgtacactactgtctacactgcactatatttcttgtcctgtctatacttgaatatcacattgcacttttccgctctttttgcacttctggttggatgcaaactgcatttcgttgtctttgtacttgtactctgcacaatgacaataaagttgaatctaatctaattgaATCTAATCTAACCAGTGAAGTGCTGCTAAAACAGGCGTGATGTGTGCTCTTTTGTTAATGTGAGTTAaaagccttgcagcagagttctgaacaGCCTGGAGACAGTAAAGCTCCTTCTTACTCAAACAGGTAAAAAGACTGTTAGGAGTAATTTAAgcgagaggaaatgaaagcatgaatgatcatctccaACTCACCCTTTGACACTAGTGTTCTTAATTTGGAAATATTCCTCAGATGGAAGAAACAGTTTCTAACTAATTGTTTAGAGTGGTGCTCCAAGGACATGgctgaatcaaaaacaacacctaAGCTCCTGAGGCTCGACTGGACAGACGAGCCTAAGTCACCAATATGCTGCCTTATCTGAGGGATTCTACTTTCAGGGGCGACaattagtgtttttgttttaataaataataccttaggattatgtttttttttaattcattaatattTAAGGTTATAGAACTGATTGATTGACTTGATTTGAAGCCAAGTTTTCAGGAGCTTTAAAGAGTAATTAAACACCCACTAAAAATATTTGCTGATGTGGTGGTCTAACCTCTCACCTTGCTGCCATGATGTACAGGTGTACTCCAggacactgtgacatcactgttagGTATTACAGGTGCAACAGAGCACCCTTCTTACCACACCCAACCAGAATTGAGACAGGCTTGAAACTTTCAACCAGAAGTTACTCTTTAAACCTGAAATAACTGAGttatttggccacttgggggcagtggaAACATGTTCTGAACATTGACATcccattacattttacattgatATGGTAAACTTGTGTAACCAGtggcttatttacacatccagcagttatggAGCAACATGTACAGTGTTTGTGGCCACCTGCTGAATGTTAGtataatattcactctcttttagctctgtttttgttccCCACCAACTCTAAGGGAaacatctgtctctttagctgctaaacgcTCCACtatatgttcaccagctagtaaTACTGtgtatggggtgccgaatgtaaaagttcggttacaatttttcggtcatttcggtcagtattttgtattattgacttatatcacagaaatgtcttaatatttttgtgtactataatgccgttgttttgtttgactcatatctccttgtgtgtttaacgttagtttgactcatccttcacaagcaatctagctagctcacacactgcagccgacatgtcatctgaacaggcctcgcagcactgtaactagctaagttagctaggtctcgcgatgcgagactgaacagcagtaggcctgtcactctatagccacatgtaagtagttttcaatacttaggttacattaccgtattttattaacctgaattatgttgctatattagcttgtgaaggagctatccgttgctaacgctaatttatctcaaaaagcagaaacgttagctaactacgccaagatatgatttcactagagaccagagaggtgttgtaagactcgtcaagtgttgtcatgtgtttacactgtcttacaatgaaaccatatcttggcagtaacattagttagctactgctttttgacataaattagctagctaacgttagcgttagcaacggatagctactttgcaagccaataaaatatagccttggcaaacagaattaaggttaataaaacaagataactagctatgtaaccagtattataaacttcttacaagtggctggattgtgacattttagttgtgttcggatgaatatgttggatgcatacctggactttatccatgctgggctaatgttagattgcttgggaaggatgacgttagtcacacatggagatatgtaattcaaacaacggtattgtgattaacacaactattaaggcatgtctgtaatataccggtcggtcaataatataaaatactgtagatcagtgctttccaacccttctggtctgaggttcccccacagccctgtcatataaactcgCATACCCCGGCCTATCAATTCCCAGtatgttcacactatttatcatattaaagtgaatattcttacattttcatgcaattgaactgtaaacatttaggttggtttggtcagaaattctactaactagaccttttacttgaagtgtggttaatgtttcaaaagtcatccattacttttagctaatcatttcaactgttagctaagtcagtaggccacttttagctatttttttctaccattgattacttcgctatatgttttaacatatgtgttgagctgttttagctgatatattgttttaaatcaatcataattcaataattattttgattagttaagctgctccacaatctttccaagtacctactgactacagcagagataccccttgctggggcatcactgggtgcagcgcgatttgaagccactgcagtgggcgtggtttccttggggatttgaatattttctaaatatttagctttacacttggcgacacataacatttagatttaacatttagatgtaTATtaaagatttagatataacatttagatatatatttaagatttagatataatatttacatttaacatttagatataacatttagatttagatataacatttagatttaacatttagatatatatttaacatttagatttagatttaacatttagatttaacatttagatatatatttaacatttagatttaacatttagatttaacatttagatatatatttaacatttagatttagatttaacatttagatttaacatttaacatttagatatatatttaacatttagatttaacatttaacgtttagatttaacatttagatatatatttaacatttagatttaacatttaacatttagatatatatttaacatttagatatatatttaacatttagatgtagatttagatataatatttagatttaacatttcgatttagatataacatttagatttaacatttaaatattatatatatatatatatatatatatatataatttctatctcaaatgtgaggaaaatgcgctaaatgttgaaaatttatcagctaatCAATATCAATTATCAGcattgtaaccgaacttttacattcggcaccccataactgtggctgtctgctgtttgctgctgagcaggtagtgtacagtgtgtttttagaagttttgtattttattatatttttttctgcccACTACACCCGAAAACAAGGCTAtaagagcagtgagagtgaaccaaaacctTCAAGTTGTGGCCAGACAGCTAAACATTGACCTGAAACTTGCTGCAGATTCGTGTGAGAACTGGAACTAGAGAActctctgtaggttcatcactacaagtGGCCTCTTTCACGttgtcacattctcatttgatacatttatataaaaaacaaaaaaaaacaatagccaCTTTAAGATTTGAAGCCAAGTTTTCAGGAGATTTAAGTAGCCTATCATCATCAGGAAGCCAACCACTAATACACAATAGGCTAATTCAGGATTTTCAAAAAACTACTTTCAAATGCTTTATCTCTCCATATCACGTCAATGTTtgtaaatgtaggctatgtgtgttttgtaggAGACACTACAATAGGCTACTTACTGCGGCAGTGCAAACCACAAATTGAAATGTTATAGATGTAGGCTCTGTTTTTGCATAATTGCCCGTAgaaattcttttaaaaaaaaaaaaaaaaactaccctGGATTCCCCTCATCAATGGACACAATAAAAATActttgtaggctacatttagaTTGTGAATGGGCTCCAGCTCCTGGGTTTACTGTCACTGATCAGATGAGTAGCCTATGGATGGATGTGATAAGGATGTTACATCACTTGCAGTGCAGCCAGACGCCAGCAGCAGCATCCAGCTCGGAGGGAACGCGGCGCACAACCCCAGCTGGCCATATTGTACACCAGCTCCTCTCCGCAAATCGGCTGCGTCACACctaacaaaacaataaagtcACCACATCAGGAGGAAAAACGCTGTTTTCAAAACGCTACTCGGCTGAGCTGGTAAGTCTTTGGATGCgggaaatcattttttttttccacggtGATGCATCGGTCCCATTATGTCGAAGCCTTGCTGTGTCCTCTCCTGCGCTTTTGTGGTTAACAGGCTTTCTCTTGGCCCACAAAAGCGCCTCACATCATTGTGTTTAATTTGTAATGCTGTTTGCATGTGTAAAGGACATGATTGATTTGATTTCTTGAATGATTTATAGAATCACACAGGAGCTGAGAATAATCCATAATGGAGTAATACGCgcttctcccccccccttcAGGTTGGTGTTTTTTCGTGCAGGGAAAATGGTTAAACTGGGGAATAATTTCAGCGAGAAAAATAACGGCAAGGTGGTTTCTGAAGACGGATTTGACACCATCCCTCTCATCACACCACTAGATGCCAGTCAGCTGCAGTTTCCTCCACCAGATAAGGTAAGATTTTTGTCAATGTTTCCATTGATTTGGAGAGTCACAGTGAGGGAGCCTTCACTTCTGTATTTCTATCATTCCATTTAATCCAATTAAGATAGGGGAAATCAaggaaaacacatttatttgtgtAACCACTGTTCATTCTTACAGATCTATTATTTCTATACTACAATACACTTAATGTAACCCATCCTGCCTCGGTGAACTCTCATTTTCTTCCTGAAGCTATACCTGAAAGCTGATTGGATCTTCtctcatgtatgtgtgtgtgttttgtgtttctacCAGGTGGTGGTGAAGACAAAGGCAGACTATGATGGTGAGAGCAAGAAGGGAAAGCTACGATCTCCTAAAATCGCAGAGTTCTCAATAAGCATCATTGAAGGCGTATCTGAGCGACTCAAGGTAAGAATGATGTTGCTGACATCGTCTGCGTTTCGAACATCATCCCATTTCCAATATCTCTCACACTACTACACATGCATATGCTTggagagcagacagctgtgtcCCTGCAGCTAAGGACATTTGTCACTGCCGTCATAACATCCCCCCACCAATGACCAAGTTATACTTCTTTGCTCAGGCCACCCTAATGTCCTGTGTCCTGCGCAGCCTGTCATCTTGTCGGGCTACACAGGGAGACATAATGCATAATGAGTCACTTAACCCCGCCCTGAAACTCTCATTAATTCAGCTGCTGCCATGGCGATGGCCTCCAAACAGCAAGCATCTCTCCCACCTCCCTCAATGCCCCCCTGGCTGGCAGATGTGTGACACCATATAGAATGATTCAAAAACATGTGCTTTTGTAAAAGAAAAGATCAAAACACAATCCTGGGTGACTGAAGACCTCCTTGCATACTTCAAAATGTATGAACTATGTGTTCTGCATGCAGACTAAGCAATAGTCTACTTGATATGCAAAATCAACAGATGAAACCGTCTCTGTGAGGTGTGTCAAGCTTCCTTTAGTAAAAGAGCTTTAATTCTCAGACATCTGAAAGTCAAGGAGGCACACCACTGTCTTAGAGAACACAGCTCACTTCCTCTGATTGTTGCTTTGAAATGCTGCAGGCAGCCCTTTCATCACAAACAGTCCTTTCTTAATATCCTGTTGCTTTGcactacgtctgctctgctgTGTAACTGCGGAATTTATACAGACAGATATAAATAAtattcttttattcattttgataTGTGCTGTTAACAGTCTAATTAAACCTGTGCCAAACATACTGGGTGCAAAAAGGACTTGTTTGCAGGCACCGTGCTCCCAATCCAAGAAACCCTCAAGAATATTCTGACAGAAATTTCACATTTGCATCTGGATTTCACCGTTTCATTTTCTCAATAATCCAATTTGCCCACAAGCAAAATAATATGTGGACTCATAAAAATTGCTTGTGCACACCTTGGGGCTCAACATCTTCGGCGATAATGAGGCAATTTCTCCCACACCTTGTCCTCCCACTTCCTAGAAACACCAGTAGTCGTTACATAACTCCCCTGAGAGGTGAGAGCTGGGCTGTACAGATGGTCACACAAGCCATCTTCCTGTCGAGTTACTATGTGCAGAATATCCTTTATAGGCCTGCCTGGCTGATAGTTACTGTTATTTATAAAACAGGTAGCTTAAGTCAAGCAGTCTGATTGGTTCACAGCTGTAATAAAATAACCATATACAACGGCTATGACGTCTAATTCCTTTGCACAATAAGTATCACTCTGTGTCTGAGAAAACTGATAACCTAACTTAGATAGCTAAAAACCCAATACAAAATGGAAACATTTAGGGTTATATTCAACCTCCTGAGTGGCCTAACTATGGAGGAGTGCATCTCCTGAGGACGGAGCGGAGCAGCGGAGGAAAATATGTCCTTTAACACAGAGattctcaattgttttttttttttttagccaaggACTCCTTCACAAGATAGAGAATACACTGGGGACCCTGTCATGTATATGTCCCTTGATATAATAATACGTAGTAACATTTCTATAGTCTTAGTTACGTGAAAGACACAAGAGAAATGTATTAGAAAGATATTAGACATGCAATTTTACAAAGAGTTATAGATTTGTTGGATTACAACTCTATAAACTATTATAGATTTGAAAATTGAAATACTGTTCGTTGAACAAGGAAGccttttgtaaagaaaaataaatacaaagtttTACATGAtgatttgaatgaatgaatctgaaGACTTTTCACAGACCCCCTGGCAGAGTGCCAcggaccccactttgagaatGAGACCTTTAGCAGAGCTGTGACATAGGTTTGATAATGGAGCTGTTATAATCTAatctaggcctgtaacaattattacataatggtCTAGTCGCAATTATTTTACATCACCAGttctttgtttaaccacaaTTAATTGCTCACATTAGCTTAAGTTCTAAGGGGTATAATGGTAATAGTCcattttatgttcatttaagaaaaatatacaatattttataataaatagGCGTGGTTTtgcttcataggctgtgtacctaTGGTACCTGtggtttatcagtgttttaagcccccaacgtctccttccacgCAGCGCTGCCTAGAAAGCACtgggattaggcaatggttatggtaagggttagggttaaggttaggattagggttaggtgcTTTGAAGTCATCggtcgcagtgctgcctggaaggagacgacgggggcttaaaacaccatcgagcgtacCTGTGTTATACCATCATCTGGGTAACgtaacagtgatataaccaaaagatgtaccctgggattcattcaaaacttgcttttgtttaaaaaagtaacacATTTGACTGGAATCGCAGTTATTTTGGAGACAATTAATCGTACAGTGAAAtgtggaattgttacagctctatgtGTATCGCCCATAGGTGACCTTGCTTGTGATCTGTGCGCTGGCCTTCCTGGTGTGTGTGGTCTTCCTGGTCGTCTACAAGGTCTACCAGTACGAGCAGCCttgtcccgacagctttgtttACACGGTAAACACTTAATGAGCATCAATGTTTGTGACCCTGCCTGATGGTGATATGGTAATGTGAATAtctttttgtttcattgtttatgttttatttactttGGAAAGCGTTTTTAGCAGTTTTGAAGAGTGATACATGTCTTGGGTTTACTACAGAGGTGTCAAGCAACGAAGCACAAATACtttaccttacttaagtagaaattttaggtatctatactttactggagtaattattttacatcagactttttacttctactccttacattttcacgcaaGTATCTgaactttctactccttacattttaaaaatagcctcgttactactatttcagttcggcttgttttcattccggcttgtcatcgttgaaaaaaacacccaaaaaaccaaaaacctatccagataaatcgcaccatccggatagagtgaatttgattgtggttggatgagaagtataGACATATACCATTCCGACACCGTATTGGTTTGTACGCGATTCATCGCACCTGCACATGACACAATCACGTCACACTCCAGCAAGGAAATAGCagacgtatgtagcctagtacgaaGATGTCCGTGGCAGAGACTCAAGAGAACTCGAGCGAAATGTCCCAACCAAGTACCAGCGAGGAGGTTGGTAGCCAGGAAGACCAACCAACCCTTCTACATCCCTGGCCGTACCTGGAAGAATTTTTCAAAATGGTTGGATGCAAAAACAACTCCTTTCGAATACACTGCAAGCTCTGCGCACCCAAGTACCACAAGCTAATTGTTTCCAATTGTCTCACCATCTAATTTGAAAAAGcatattgatattattttttccccctgacattacttttacttttatactttaagtagttttgaaaccagtacttttacacttttacctgagtaaaaagcttgagttgatacttcaacttctacagaagtctttttaaactctaatacttttgac encodes the following:
- the LOC144516614 gene encoding neuronal vesicle trafficking-associated protein 1-like, whose amino-acid sequence is MVKLGNNFSEKNNGKVVSEDGFDTIPLITPLDASQLQFPPPDKVVVKTKADYDGESKKGKLRSPKIAEFSISIIEGVSERLKVTLLVICALAFLVCVVFLVVYKVYQYEQPCPDSFVYTQGRCMPAGMYGNYPPQGPGGRGRLFTLINHYNIAKQTITRSVSPWMTIMSEEKVTQQETETAQKLA